GGCCGATCGTTCGTGGCGGCGAACTGCTTCAGGATGTCGCTCGCCGTGCCGACCGCGACGGGCGCTCCGAGACCGATGATCCGCGTCACGCGCAGGTAGGGAACGATCGAAGCGGCCAGCTCGGTCGCGCCGAGCGCCACCGCGGCGAGGAAGCCGACGCGCAGGAGTTGACGCCGTTGGATGCGCGCCCTCGTGACGGAAGGAAGGCGGATCACTCGGCGATTCTGTTCGCTCTCATTACTGGCAGTCGAATAGCGATTGGGAATGGTCGCGATTCGCTAGGCACTCGGCGGCAAGCGGTACCCGGCCAGGGCGGGCTCGCCACGCAGCTTCGCGAACCCGGGCTTGATCTTGCCGTAGATGTGCTCCAGACGTTCGTCGTAGCCGATGAATGCGCTCTTCATCGCGTTGAGCGTGAGCTTCTCGACGTCGTTCAGCGTGAGCGCGAACGCTCGCGAGAGCCTGCGCAACTCTTCCGAAAGCGTCACGTCCGACATGAGCCGGTTGTCCGTGTTCACCGTCACGCGGAACCGCTGGTCGATGAAATGGCGGATCGGATGCTCCTCGAGCGAGGGCACGGCACCGGTGTCCACGTTGCTCGACGGGCAGAGCTCCAGTGGGATGCGCTTGTCGCGGATGTACGCAGCCAGCGGTCCGAGCTTCACGACGGTCTGATCGACGATCGCCATGTCCTCGATGAGGCGGACGCCGTGTCCGATGCGATGCGCACCGCAGTACTGCAGGGCCTGCCAGATCGAGGGCGGACCAAAGGCCTCCCCGGCGTGGATCGTGATCGAGAAGTTCTCGCGCCGGCACAGCTGGAATGCTTCGAGGTGCGCCTTGGGTGGGTGCCCCGCCTCCTCGCCCGCGATGTCGAAGCCGACCACGCCCTGCTCGCGGTGCGCGATAGCTAGTTCGGCCATCTCGAGCGAGTCGGTGCGGTCGCGCATCGCGCAGATGATCTGGCGCAGCGTGATCGGATAGCGCGCTTCAGCGCGCTCGAACCCACGGACGACCGCGGTGACGACCTGCTCGAGGTTCAGTCCACGCTGCGTGCTGAAGACCGGCGCGTACCGGACCTCGGCGTACACGATGCCGTCGTGCGCCAGATCCTCACCGCACTCGAACGCCACGCGCTCGATCGCGTCGACCGTCTGCATGACCGCGATCGTGTGCGCGAAGCCCCGCAGGTACACCGGTAACGACCCGCTTGC
This window of the Candidatus Limnocylindria bacterium genome carries:
- a CDS encoding adenosine deaminase, with protein sequence MLSLETLRAAPKVLLHDHLDGGLRPGTVIELARDQKYGGLPTTDSAELARWFHASAASGSLPVYLRGFAHTIAVMQTVDAIERVAFECGEDLAHDGIVYAEVRYAPVFSTQRGLNLEQVVTAVVRGFERAEARYPITLRQIICAMRDRTDSLEMAELAIAHREQGVVGFDIAGEEAGHPPKAHLEAFQLCRRENFSITIHAGEAFGPPSIWQALQYCGAHRIGHGVRLIEDMAIVDQTVVKLGPLAAYIRDKRIPLELCPSSNVDTGAVPSLEEHPIRHFIDQRFRVTVNTDNRLMSDVTLSEELRRLSRAFALTLNDVEKLTLNAMKSAFIGYDERLEHIYGKIKPGFAKLRGEPALAGYRLPPSA